The genomic DNA TTGCTGAAGTTCATGGAGGACACTATGAAGAACATGAAACTGTTTCCTTCTCAATTCTAGCTTATCGTCAACACTTTCTTTAATATGTGAAAGATGCTCTAGTTCTTTTCCCAGAGCCTCTAGTTCCTTTAATGTCTCATGCCTGTCTGGATGACGCTGGATCACTTTTGCCAATGCATCATATTCTTCGCGGTTTTTTCGTATTCGTTTTGCTTCAAGAATTTGCTTTTTGCACTCAGCAATTTTTTCATGTGCTCCAGCAATGCTACATTCTATTTCTTTGTAagttttttcataattttccacTTCTCTGAGATTCATATCATACATCATTGAAGCTTTGCCCATTGAAAGTTCACATTGGTACAGTGTGATCAGCATATGTTGGTACTGGCTGTATCCCTCTTCCTGGGATCCAGAGTTGCACCATTTAATGAAACGTCTCACTAGTTGATTAATTCTCTGATCATCTCCAGCGCCATCTCCATCAATCAGGATACGCTTCCGTATGACTTCGTAGTCAGTCAGGGCGTCCATGGCGTgcgcggcggcggtggcggcggcgctGCAAGCGGAGGCGGCGGTTGGCGGCGCCGCAAGCGGAGGCGGCGGTTGGCGGCGGTGCAAGCGGAGGCGGCGGTTGGCGGCGGCGCAAGCGGAGGCGGCGGTTGGCGGCGGCGCAAGCGGAGGCGGAGGTCAAACTCCCACAATGCAGCCGGGTAAACAGCCatggaggaggaggcggcggcgcccgcggccgcccgcgccgccgccgccgccgc from Balaenoptera acutorostrata chromosome X, mBalAcu1.1, whole genome shotgun sequence includes the following:
- the LOC130706476 gene encoding THO complex subunit 7 homolog, with the protein product MDALTDYEVIRKRILIDGDGAGDDQRINQLVRRFIKWCNSGSQEEGYSQYQHMLITLYQCELSMGKASMMYDMNLREVENYEKTYKEIECSIAGAHEKIAECKKQILEAKRIRKNREEYDALAKVIQRHPDRHETLKELEALGKELEHLSHIKESVDDKLELRRKQFHVLHSVLHELQQTLENDEKLSEVEEAQETSMETDPKP